One window from the genome of Yarrowia lipolytica chromosome 1B, complete sequence encodes:
- a CDS encoding uncharacterized protein (Compare to YALI0B16060g, similar to uniprot|Q12029 Saccharomyces cerevisiae Chromosome XV reading frame ORF YOR271C, similar to Saccharomyces cerevisiae YOR271C; ancestral locus Anc_8.720), giving the protein MASSVPGNRSLPDSAYDLDTYWGRVKHCAEVSDPRMLLNTPSDINRAKKLIAEWKNGDGPMTPTLWTAKRVLDSTLHPDNGEPVMLPFRMSSYVLSNLVVTVGMLTPNLGTAGTLFWQIANQSLNVAVNTANANKSTPLTTKQLITSYFMAVTASCSVALGLNALVPRLKVSPSVRLVLGRLVPFAAVVSAGVVNVFLMRSEELRRGIAVYNPENNEKVGDSKKAAFYAVGETALSRVINAAPVMAVPPLILVKLQKTKFMRTRGKFTEAAVNLGLISLVSFSALPFALAIFPQKRFISTKKLEPEFQKLPENRLWFNRGM; this is encoded by the coding sequence ATGGCTTCCTCAGTTCCCGGAAACAGATCCTTGCCCGACTCGGCGTATGACCTTGACACCTACTGGGGTCGAGTCAAGCACTGCGCCGAGGTCTCAGACCCTCGAATGCTGCTCAACACTCCTTCGGATATCAACcgggccaagaagctgattGCTGAATGGAAGAATGGAGATGGGCCTATGACTCCCACTCTGTGGACCGCCAAAAGAGTTCTGGACTCCACTCTTCACCCTGATAACGGAGAGCCCGTCATGCTACCCTTCCGAATGTCTTCCTACGTTCTGTCTAACCTGGTGGTCACTGTGGGTATGCTGACCCCTAACCTAGGAACTGCTGGAACCCTGTTCTGGCAGATTGCTAATCAGTCGCTCAACGTGGCCGTCAACACTGCCAACGCCAACAAGAGTACCCCTCTGACCACCAAGCAGCTCATCACATCTTACTTCATGGCCGTCACCGCCTCTTGTTCGGTCGCACTGGGTCTTAATGCTCTGGTTCCTCGACTCAAGGTTTCTCCTTCCGTCCGACTTGTGCTCGGACGACTGGTGCCCTTCGCTGCTGTTGTCTCGGCCGGTGTTGTCAACGTCTTCCTTATGCGAAGTGAGGAGCTGCGACGAGGTATTGCTGTCTATAACCCCGAGAACAACGAGAAAGTTGGAGACTCTAAGAAGGCTGCCTTCTACGCAGTCGGAGAGACCGCTTTGTCTCGAGTTATTAACGCTGCTCCCGTCATGGCCGTTCCTCCTCTCATTCTGGtcaagctgcagaagacCAAGTTCATGCGAACACGCGGAAAATTCACCGAGGCTGCCGTTAACCTGGGTCTTATCTCCCTTGTGTCCTTCTCAGCTCTGCCTTTTGCTCTGGCAATCTTTCCCCAGAAGCGATTCATTTCCACCAAAAAGCTGGAGCCCGagttccagaagctgcCCGAGAACAGACTTTGGTTCAACCGAGGCATGTAA
- a CDS encoding uncharacterized protein (Compare to YALI0B16082g, no similarity) gives MTSIGVDILRTARIGHILAGKTRERFVRKILHPSEITRMTKYPDHVQFVASTFSTKEALFKTLDRQDQKLFEFKEWCRGVDEVTGRRLISNPGYRLMDHEEFVVSVSHDGDYTIANVLRKKKE, from the coding sequence ATGACATCTATAGGAGTAGATATTTTGCGCACAGCTCGAATAGGCCATATCCTGGCTGGAAAGACACGAGAACGGTTTGTGCGCAAAATTCTGCATCCGTCGGAGATTACCCGCATGACCAAATACCCTGATCACGTGCAATTTGTGGCATCCACATTTTCCACCAAAGAGGCCCTGTTCAAGACGTTGGACAGGCAGGaccagaagctgtttgagtTCAAAGAGTGGTGCAGAGGTGTAGATGAGGTCACGGGACGGCGCTTGATTAGTAACCCCGGCTACAGACTTATGGACCACGAGGAGTTTGTCGTTTCTGTGTCTCACGATGGGGACTATACTATTGCTAATGTtttgaggaagaagaaggagtga
- a CDS encoding uncharacterized protein (Compare to YALI0B15994g, no similarity), with translation MIADHMRISIDKNTLCPGDTLAGTIMIDKQICGSANNFTLGDHLLCMQFHGVERTVKASRVLICQRMYPRLIKETSTTREYCFEHRLQKNILPTVTFHDHKIVYQVALRFESTSQCPPLVCKMPIIIMAPVKDGEISNNIYNVVVPELVVDTKSNFNIKAVNPRFSNITSVEYQLIDQEGKAVYKNHMKLKGWNPEVDPSIYIHHVAAGKYLMKLNVKDLRTTSKFDVPVLVHQQDFLPAYTV, from the coding sequence ATGATAGCCGATCACATGAGAATCTCCATCGACAAGAACACGCTATGCCCTGGCGACACCTTAGCCGGCACAATCATGATCGATAAACAGATTTGCGGAAGCGCTAATAACTTTACCCTCGGCGACCATCTCCTGTGTATGCAGTTTCACGGTGTCGAGAGAACAGTTAAGGCTAGCCGGGTACTCATCTGCCAACGGATGTACCCTCGCTTGATCAAGGAGACGAGCACAACAAGGGAGTACTGTTTCGAACACAGACTTCAAAAGAATATTCTTCCTACAGTTACCTTTCATGATCATAAGATAGTTTATCAGGTTGCACTGCGCTTTGAAAGCACTTCACAGTGTCCTCCTCTGGTGTGCAAGATGCCTATCATTATCATGGCCCCTGTTAAGGACGGCGAGATATCAAACAACATTTACAATGTGGTTGTTCCTGAGCTTGTGGTTGATACAAAATCCAACTTCAACATCAAAGCTGTCAACCCAAGGttctccaacatcaccagtgTGGAGTACCAACTCATTGACCAGGAAGGCAAGGCTGTATACAAAAACCACATGAAGCTGAAGGGATGGAACCCGGAAGTAGATCCAAGTATCTATATTCATCACGTGGCAGCAGGAAAGTATCTCATGAAGCTCAATGTCAAGGATCTACGCACAACCAGCAAATTTGATGTTCCTGTACTTGTCCATCAACAAGACTTCCTTCCAGCTTACACGGTGTGA
- a CDS encoding uncharacterized protein (Compare to YALI0B15950g, similar to Saccharomyces cerevisiae YBR204C; ancestral locus Anc_8.524, similar to CA2278|IPF10806 Candida albicans unknown function), giving the protein MSLAFLKSLFFYNDLERHLVHEVEEPPLITKHCSMKKFRVGDKQLNLRVFNLPHYRENKFPALPIVLFIHGMGGSLSQFYHLMDHMSHYAELVAVDLPGHGKSEFQPSDWASYKTERLLDVLETVLSSTCSEDREVVIIGHSMGCVLAAKLANRLGIRCIGMVAITPVAELDEKTQKLQRLLPYMPGFVFDILRALDRWGGTESKSVSRMVAKEASEEVRLKQLRWNLQVRTPVWMRTAAGLTPATKEEWAVLNTPVYLIGAEEDHATPPGPNMDVIHKWLTSPCTSENSLTLVRGAGHAVMVEKPELVCGLINDFITENVDVKLSLGWQLSYLAARDDKWSLKNEDKWRATQCVSSKVGVAPFRAMKTLREHDKEHNPVILEEQYPDITDVIDISRETPPYEPSSFKRITYHKFPTVSKLPPTKDEVKKYSELVDSILEKRKEQGIENPVVATHCHYGFNRTGFFLCSYMIERLGVSTKDAIAAFAEARPPGIKHPHFIDELYVRHTQ; this is encoded by the coding sequence ATGAGCCTCGCATTTCTCAAATCGCTGTTTTTTTACAATGACCTAGAAAGACACCTGGTCCACGAGGTTGAGGAGCCTCCGCTCATCACCAAGCACTGTTCGATGAAGAAGTTCAGGGTCGGAgacaagcagctcaacCTACGGGTGTTCAATCTGCCCCATTATCGGGAAAACAAATTCCCTGCTCTTCCAATCGTGCTCTTTATTCACGGCATGGGTGGCTCGCTCTCGCAATTCTATCATCTCATGGACCACATGAGTCACTACGCTGAACTTGTGGCCGTTGATCTGCCTGGACACGGAAAGTCGGAGTTTCAGCCTTCTGACTGGGCCAGCTACAAGACCGAACGACTGCTTGACGTGCTAGAGACTGTATTGAGCTCAACGTGTTCAGAGGATCGAGAGGTGGTCATCATTGGGCACTCTATGGGATGCGTGTTGGCTgccaagctggccaacAGACTCGGAATCAGATGTATCGGGATGGTGGCAATCACTCCTGTTGCTGAGCTCGAcgaaaaaacacaaaagcTGCAACGACTACTACCATACATGCCCGGATTTGTTTTCGACATCCTACGGGCTCTGGATCGATGGGGAGGAACTGAGTCCAAGTCCGTCAGCCGAATGGTGGCCAAAGAGGCGTCCGAGGAGGTGCGTCTGAAGCAATTGCGATGGAACCTTCAGGTTCGGACGCCCGTGTGGATGCGAACTGCTGCAGGACTCACTCCCGctaccaaggaggaatGGGCTGTTCTTAACACACCTGTCTATCTGATtggagccgaggaggaccATGCAACCCCTCCAGGACCCAACATGGACGTGATCCATAAGTGGCTGACGTCACCTTGCACGTCGGAGAACTCGCTGACGTTGGTTCGTGGTGCTGGACATGCCGTTATGGTCGAAAAGCCCGAGCTCGTGTGTGGACTCATCAACGACTTCATCACTGAGAACGTGGATGTCAAGCTGAGTCTCGGATGGCAACTATCTTACCTGGCTGCTCGAGACGACAAATGGTCACTGAAGAACGAAGATAAGTGGAGGGCAACCCAGTGTGTATCTTCTAAAGTAGGTGTGGCACCGTTTAGAGCCATGAAAACGCTAAGAGAACACGACAAAGAACATAACCCAGTCATTCTGGAAGAGCAGTACCCAGATATCACTGACGTTATTGACATCTCCAGAGAAACCCCTCCTTACGAACCTTCGTCATTCAAGCGAATCACTTATCACAAGTTTCCCACAGTGTCCAAGTTACCGCCAACTAAAGACGAGGTCAAGAAGTATTCCGAATTGGTAGACTCGATTCTGGAAAAGCGCAAGGAGCAGGGCATTGAGAACCCCGTCGTGGCTACACATTGCCATTATGGATTCAACCGAACAGGCTTCTTTCTGTGTTCGTACATGATTGAGCGACTCGGCGTGTccaccaaggacgccaTTGCTGCTTTTGCTGAGGCTCGTCCTCCCGGAATCAAACATCCTCATTTCATCGATGAGCTGTATGTTCGACACACGCAGTAG
- a CDS encoding uncharacterized protein (Compare to YALI0B16038g, similar to uniprot|P07277 Saccharomyces cerevisiae YMR208w ERG12 mevalonate kinase singleton, similar to Saccharomyces cerevisiae ERG12 (YMR208W); ancestral locus Anc_8.719): MDYIISAPGKVILFGEHAAVFGKPAIAAAIDLRTYLLVETTTSDTPTVTLEFPDIHLNFKVQVDKLASLTAQTKADHLNWSTPKTLDKHIFDSLSSLALLEEPGLTKVQQAAVVSFLYLYIHLCPPSVCEDSSNWVVRSTLPIGAGLGSSASICVCLAAGLLVLNGQLSIDQARDFKSLTEKQLSLVDDWSFVGEMCIHGNPSGIDNAVATQGGALLFQRPNNRVPLVDIPEMKLLLTNTKHPRSTADLVGGVGVLTKEFGSIMDPIMTSVGEISNQAMEIISRGKKMVDQSNLEIEQGILPQPTSEDACNVMEDGATLQKLRDIGSEMQHLVRINHGLLIAMGVSHPKLEIIRTASIVHNLGETKLTGAGGGGCAITLVTSKDKTATQLEENVIAFTEEMATHGFEVHETTIGARGVGMCIDHPSLKTVEAFKKVERADLKNIGPWTH; this comes from the coding sequence ATGGACTACATCATTTCGGCGCCAGGCAAAGTGATTCTATTTGGTGAACATGCCGCTGTGTTTGGTAAGCCTGCGATTGCAGCAGCCATCGACTTGCGAACATACCTGCTTGTCGAAACCACAACATCCGACACCCCGACAGTCACGTTGGAGTTTCCAGACATCCACTTGAACTTCAAGGTCCAGGTGGACAAGCTGGCATCTCTCACAGCCCAGACCAAGGCCGACCATCTCAATTGGTCGACTCCCAAAACTCTGGATAAGCACATTTTCGACAGCTTGTCTAGCTTGGCGCTTCTGGAAGAACCTGGGCTCACTAAGGTCCAGCAGGCCGCTGTTGTGTCGTTCTTGTACCTCTACATCCACCTATGTCCCCCTTCTGTGTGCGAAGATTCATCAAACTGGGTAGTTCGATCAACGCTGCCTATCGGCGCGGGCCTGGGCTCTTCCGCATCcatttgtgtctgtttggCTGCAGGTCTTCTGGTTCTCAACGGCCAGCTGAGCATTGACCAGGCAAGAGATTTCAAGTCCCTGACCGAGAAGCAGCTGTCTCTGGTGGACGACTGGTCCTTCGTCGGTGAAATGTGCATTCACGGCAACCCGTCGGGCATCGACAATGCTGTGGCTACTCAGGGAGGTGCTCTGTTGTTCCAGCGACCTAACAACCGAGTCCCTCTTGTTGACATTCCCGAGatgaagctgctgcttaCCAATACGAAGCATCCTCGATCTACCGCAGACCTGGTTGGTGGAGTCGGAGTTCTCACTAAAGAGTTTGGCTCCATCATGGATCCCATCATGACTTCAGTAGGCGAGATTTCCAACCAGGCCATGGAGATCATTTCTAGAGGCAAGAAGATGGTGGACCAGTCTAACCTTGAGATTGAGCAGGGTATCTTGCCTCAACCCACCTCTGAGGATGCCTGCAACGTgatggaagatggagcTACTCTTCAAAAGTTGAGAGATATCGGTTCGGAAATGCAGCATCTAGTGAGAATCAATCACGGCCTGCTTATCGCTATGGGTGTTTCCCACCCGAAGCTCGAAATCATTCGAACTGCCTCCATTGTCCACAACCTGGGTGAGACCAAGCTcactggtgctggaggaggaggttgcgCCATCACTCTAGTCACTTCTAAAGACAAGACTGCGACCCAGCTGGAGGAAAATGTCATTGCTTTCACAGAGGAGATGGCTACCCATGGCTTCGAGGTGCACGAGACTACTATTGGTGCCAGAGGAGTTGGTATGTGCATTGACCATCCCTCTCTCAAGACTGTTGAAGCCTTCAAGAAGGTGGAGCGGGCGGATCTCAAAAACATCGGTCCCTGGACCCATTAG
- a CDS encoding uncharacterized protein (Compare to YALI0B15972g, similar to Saccharomyces cerevisiae YJL132W; ancestral locus Anc_1.221, weakly similar to uniprot|P47014 Saccharomyces cerevisiae YJL132w weak similarity to human phospholipase D singleton) yields MTPLRAILAWIMATAAVAAGIGVHLTLLSRTLPSLLTHLPNQQIDQYLQPGAFFPDCFYNCLGLSEEAEEAHWPPFLAAGVNYWRSRYGYLDDYSEKTDHTKDAPSDSEFKNSLRLRAFLMGVLTHQIADVSWHSLGFRQGFLDMLKERDFEGDVERAHEALDVGGDMILMSRLVSADPELAWLDQSWDIPFADISEIYRSMGSFVSKREIEYCMVQGKAALKAEKRFSGAGFRRYASLSPVLFSELETYYLGGIQEIAATIEHCIGTFSDWFRGKHDISSSESWNVCEAFIGKSREQSDTVSSVQGLNFGLYRNIGSLEARLRNSVSTELLVHFHKTKGLLAFVKQSFLAMLPEVIKTPKLKIESKAPQNEIFLSPLQHGSYFGSSIMLGEFDGIQETWIAVSAPFEQDSGSVYVMALDQFKERAATEPSEFVKLVDDDINDDLGTLSSVYSGPSRFGAALASIKSPLLANDVLVVSSPGRNKLVFHYKGRKVMILKVDPPAEYGSSGTKQMGETLLVTSDYLIVGSPRTDVDKPQRGKVEFLSIAKIIEEIKSALAIGFFPTLSYHMFVVYTLDPPADVINKQERLEDDILITQEIGYELFGSTLAVLNHTIFVGVPGTVAVVAYRYTEWGDKWTPSYILRGDRDSTKESSFGGDFIETVPETGIIIVGSSTESESSSCLQSGAVYIFREKAGIADFVTKINSIKTSNNMCEPFSRFATSAVKPLAWQNNKLTSSPSSYVYIGSPFAYNNRGAVWRLDLNNWEVIEVPIQGHGRHPASQFASCLAVLETTTSGSLNTIAAGMPFAGIHKLGEARDIDAYSPLSGGLYLVYV; encoded by the coding sequence ATGACACCGTTAAGGGCGATATTGGCGTGGATTATGGCCACAGCAGCTGTAGCTGCAGGAATTGGAGTCCATCTGACCCTTCTCTCGCGTACCCTGCCTTCTTTATTGACTCATTTGCCTAACCAGCAGATCGACCAGTACTTACAGCCAGGCGCCTTCTTTCCCGATTGTTTCTACAATTGCTTAGGTCTAAGCGAAGAGGCCGAGGAAGCACACTGGCCTCCGTTTCTGGCTGCTGGAGTCAACTACTGGCGGTCAAGGTACGGCTATCTGGACGACTACAGCGAAAAGACGGATCATACGAAAGATGCTCCTTCAGACTCAGAGTTCAAGAACTCGCTCAGACTGAGAGCATTTTTGATGGGAGTGTTGACTCACCAGATTGCCGATGTCAGCTGGCACAGTCTGGGATTTCGACAGGGTTTTTTAGACATGCTCAAAGAACGAGACTTCGAAGGAGATGTGGAACGGGCGCACGAAGCTCTGGATGTGGGTGGAGACATGATCCTCATGTCGCGGTTGGTGTCAGCCGACCCGGAACTTGCCTGGCTTGATCAATCGTGGGATATTCCATTTGCTGATATCTCTGAGATCTATAGATCGATGGGTTCGTTTGTGTCCAAACGAGAAATCGAATATTGCATGGTGCAGGGAAAGGCCGCGCTCAAGGCGGAGAAACGGTTTTCGGGGGCAGGGTTTCGAAGATACGCATCTCTCAGTCCAGTGTTATTTTCAGAGCTGGAAACATACTATTTAGGCGGAATTCAGGAGATCGCAGCAACGATAGAGCATTGTATCGGCACATTTTCGGATTGGTTTCGAGGAAAACACGACATTTCGTCTTCAGAGTCATGGAACGTCTGCGAGGCTTTCATCGGCAAATCAAGAGAACAGTCAGACACCGTGTCCTCGGTTCAGGGGCTCAATTTTGGACTGTATCGAAACATCGGCTCTTTGGAAGCGAGGTTGAGAAACTCCGTGTCTACTGAATTGCTTGTTCACTTCCACAAGACAAAGGGACTGCTGGCATTTGTTAAGCAaagcttcttggcaatgCTCCCTGAGGTAATCAAGACccccaagctcaagatTGAAAGTAAGGCACCTCAAAACGAGATCTTCCTGTCTCCCCTGCAACATGGATCTTATTTCGGATCCTCCATCATGCTAGGTGAGTTTGACGGGATCCAGGAAACCTGGATTGCTGTGTCTGCTCCCTTCGAGCAGGACTCTGGATCTGTATATGTCATGGCCTTGGATCAGTTCAAGGAGAGGGCTGCTACAGAACCTTCGGAGTTTGTGAAGTTGGTAGATGACGATATCAACGATGACCTGGGAACTCTTTCTTCGGTTTATTCAGGTCCTTCTCGTTTCGGAGCTGCCTTGGCATCCATTAAGTCACCTTTGCTTGCCAATGATGTTCTCGTGGTTTCTTCCCCTGGTAGAAACAAGCTGGTATTCCACTACAAGGGTCGAAAAGTCATGATTCTCAAGGTAGACCCCCCTGCAGAGTATGGCTCATCGGGTACCAAGCAGATGGGAGAGACGCTGCTGGTCACTTCTGACTACCTGATTGTTGGAAGTCCACGAACTGATGTGGATAAGCCACAGAGAGGAAAGGTGGAATTTCTCTCAATTGCTAAGATCATCGAAGAGATAAAATCTGCTCTCGCAATTGGTTTCTTTCCCACTCTTTCGTACCATATGTTTGTAGTATACACTCTGGACCCTCCCGCAGACGTGATCAATAAACAAGAGCGACTTGAGGATGATATCTTGATTACCCAGGAGATTGGATACGAGCTGTTCGGATCAACCCTCGCTGTTCTTAACCATACCATCTTTGTTGGGGTTCCTGGAACTGTTGCCGTCGTTGCCTACAGGTACACTGAATGGGGCGATAAGTGGACACCCAGCTACATTCTTCGTGGTGACAGAGACAGCACGAAAGAGTCATCATTTGGAGGAGACTTCATTGAAACTGTTCCCGAAACAGGTATCATCATTGTTGGAAGTAGTACCGAGTCTGAGTCCTCTTCTTGTCTACAATCAGGTGCGGTATACATCTTCCGAGAGAAGGCAGGCATCGCTGATTTTGTAACCAAGATCAACTCAATCAAAACCTCTAACAACATGTGTGAACCTTTCTCCCGTTTTGCTACATCTGCTGTTAAACCTCTGGCATGGCAAAACAACAAGCTcacctcttctccatcCTCGTACGTCTACATTGGCTCTCCGTTCGCTTACAATAACCGCGGGGCTGTATGGAGACTTGATCTGAACAACTGGGAGGTGATAGAGGTTCCAATTCAAGGTCATGGGCGACACCCGGCTTCTCAATTTGCCTCATGCCTGGCTGTTCTCGAGACCACCACTTCTGGATCTCTCAACACAATAGCTGCGGGAATGCCATTTGCAGGTATCCATAAGCTCGGAGAGGCAAGGGATATTGATGCTTACAGCCCATTGTCAGGAGGATTGTATTTGGTTTATGTTTAA
- a CDS encoding uncharacterized protein (Compare to YALI0B16016g, no similarity), translated as MPPKLPKSKQLAPLKKKSLWTALAAAEQIIPTTQRFGQHATEHREYRVPGSPARISVEAIVKPKNTYRSAGQLSSSQILEQFFRSREDKKKYKRPLPLMFDVANLVGPAARKNTSKKLNSPQTRDFSTQTIVWAQKPLPSIFSKPMVSRNSNNNNNNTNTNTKKRPPTDNNKKGKPPVSNSSQFGFNALGNGTQKQASRPKKQFQQKFEPRSRERQPAPPPVKDKREVLSEFLKNHTPALTSYTIQAVLEVHDQLKELVETGVNEHTKVIYVSESGEITGDAIDFLTLIKDPRLDLANKSIKLVKPSPAMVKTQSLPSYITPKYQLDNLTKEEKAALKAEYKAQRKQAKAEEKRKKKAIENNRNLLEIHSTWSINLRDLRQQKFRKLAETLKEGRPAVVSFASKDVRNAMETKRPIDPEMLTDIDRERRQLLVEEVRVLAEECKVHLNVSGQLDLLMTMTLKP; from the coding sequence ATGCCACCAAAACTTCCGAAGTCAAAGCAGTTAGCACCactcaagaagaagtcgcTATGGACCGCCCTGGCCGCCGCTGAGCAGATCATCCCCACGACCCAGCGATTCGGCCAACATGCTACTGAACATAGAGAGTACCGAGTTCCCGGATCTCCAGCCAGAATCTCCGTTGAGGCCATTGTCAAGCCCAAAAACACATACCGGAGCGCTGGCCAGTTGTCGTCTTCGCAGATTCTTGAGCAGTTCTTCCGAAGCCGagaagacaagaagaagtacaagCGTCCTCTCCCTCTCATGTTCGATGTGGCCAACCTGGTGGGCCCGGCAGCTCGAAAGAACACTTCTAAGAAACTCAACAGTCCACAGACCCGAGATTTCAGCACACAGACCATTGTGTGGGCCCAAAAGCCTCTGCCTTCTATCTTCTCCAAACCCATGGTCTCTCgaaacagcaacaacaacaacaacaacaccaacaccaataCCAAAAAGCGACCTCCAACTGACAACAATAAGAAGGGCAAGCCCCCAGtgagcaacagcagccagTTTGGATTCAATGCTCTTGGAAACGGAACCCAGAAGCAGGCCTCTCGACCCAAGAAGCAGTTCCAGCAAAAGTTTGAGCCCAGATCTCGTGAGAGACAACCTGCTCCCCCTCCCGTCAAAGACAAGCGAGAAGTGCTGTCGGAGTTTCTAAAAAACCACACCCCAGCCCTCACCAGCTACACCATCCAGGCCGTTCTGGAAGTTCAtgaccagctcaaggagctcgtCGAGACCGGAGTTAACGAGCACACTAAGGTCATCTACGTGTCTGAAAGCGGAGAAATTACCGGTGACGCTATTGACTTCTTGACTCTCATCAAGGATCCCAGACTCGATCTCGCTAACAAGAGTATCAAGCTCGTGAAGCCGAGCCCTGCTATGGTTAAGACACAGTCCCTTCCTTCGTACATTACGCCGAAGTACCAGCTGGACAAtctcaccaaggaggagaaggctgcctTGAAGGCTGAATACAAGGCCCAGCGAAAGCAGGCAAAGGCAGAGGAGAaacgaaagaagaaggccatcGAGAACAACCGAAATCTGCTCGAAATCCACTCCACCTGGTCTATTAACTTGCGAGATCTGCGACAACAAAAGTTCAGAAAGCTGGCTgagactctcaaggagggaCGACCTGCCGTCGTGTCATTTGCTTCCAAGGACGTGCGAAACGCTATGGAGACGAAACGGCCCATCGACCCTGAGATGCTGACCGATATCGACCGGGAACGACGACAGTTGCTAGTAGAGGAGGTGCGAGTGCTCGCCGAAGAGTGTAAGGTCCATCTCAACGTGTCCGGTCAGCTTGATCTGCTCATGACTATGACTTTGAAGCCTTAG